The Humulus lupulus chromosome 4, drHumLupu1.1, whole genome shotgun sequence genome has a window encoding:
- the LOC133829878 gene encoding proline-rich protein 4-like, which produces MGILSLFQRAILAFWLCLLAVSFTHVSSEDTGLTEEKPFFKKHHDYFHHPVPIYKPKPHPVPVYIPKPHPVPVYVPKPHPISIYKPKPYPVPVPIYKPKPHPIPIYKPEPKPEPKPEPKPKPEPKPEPKPEPKPEPKPEPKPEPKPEPKPKPYVPIYKPHPHPFFKKPKYHHPLGPIFHHPKKPGPPLAP; this is translated from the exons ATGGGGATCCTCTCTCTTTTCCAAAGGGCCATTCTGGCCTTCTGGCTCTGCCTCTTAGCTGTGAGCTTCACTCATGTGTCCTCAG AGGATACAGGTCTCACAGAAGAAAAGCCATTTTTCAAGAAACATCACGACTACTTTCACCACCCAGTTCCTATTTACAAGCCAAAACCTCACCCCGTTCCAGTTTACATTCCAAAACCTCACCCAGTTCCAGTTTACGTCCCTAAACCCCATCCTATTTCAATTTACAAGCCTAAACCTTATCCAGTTCCTGTTCCTATTTACAAACCTAAACCTCACCCTATTCCAATTTACAAGCCTGAACCAAAACCTGAGCCAAAGCCCGAACCAAAACCAAAGCCAGAACCTAAGCCAGAGCCAAAGCCTGAACCAAAACCAGAGCCAAAACCCGAACCAAAGCCTGAGCCAAAGCCTGAACCGAAACCCAAACCATATGTTCCAATTTACAAGCCACATCCCCATCCCTTCTTTAAGAAGCCGAAGTACCATCATCCATTGGGCCCAATCTTCCATCATCCAAAGAAGCCAGGCCCTCCCCTCGCTCCCTAG